In Streptomyces chartreusis, the following proteins share a genomic window:
- a CDS encoding FAD-dependent monooxygenase, translating to MDPVIIVGAGPVGLTLALALARQEVPCVVLDEGPGKDEPRLARSVVLREDTTALIERLTGVPLGEAGTHWAGWRSVRRKQVMREVTFDDAAEDPENLGAPNPAPLHIAQHVLTGALRAALAGEPLVKIAVESRLDAIEQETSGVTVHTRGPKGTWWRGSYVVGCDGPRSTVRKLMDIRFPGRTAVERHAVAALRVELPWEGQALLHRMPPWRTSGASGGEVTGRPLPEGVWRLDWLLPPGKDLVTPELLVGHVRETLAGWSEGPAPSYELLDTGVHTVHHRLARRWRVGRVFIAGDAAHCLGALGTHGLDEGLRDADNLAWKLAPAWHQGPREGLLDSYQTERRAVVAARLRAADQALPLLRTGSGLRSYVRGSARGLDALLTDGHLGQGAIGSPGTYAESPLAPKELEGEVPVDTPRGAPVADVRVTAEDGSFVQLRDRLGRGAMLVLLIAPGTGVWERKHWATAGIMPRLAAAVTALPYPAELLVAESYPGAAAHTVLLVRPDGHLVTALSGVRPADLYTAAETALGGPAKASAEEEEASAKAGSR from the coding sequence GTGGACCCGGTGATCATCGTCGGAGCGGGGCCCGTCGGGCTCACGCTCGCCCTGGCACTGGCCCGCCAGGAAGTCCCCTGCGTCGTCCTCGACGAGGGCCCCGGCAAGGACGAACCCCGTCTCGCACGCTCCGTCGTGCTGCGCGAGGACACCACCGCCCTCATCGAACGTCTGACCGGTGTGCCGCTCGGCGAGGCCGGGACCCACTGGGCCGGATGGCGGTCGGTACGGCGCAAGCAGGTGATGCGCGAGGTCACGTTCGACGACGCCGCCGAAGACCCCGAGAACCTCGGCGCCCCGAACCCCGCTCCCCTGCACATCGCCCAGCACGTCCTGACCGGCGCCCTGCGTGCGGCACTCGCCGGCGAGCCGCTCGTCAAGATCGCCGTGGAGAGCCGCCTGGACGCCATAGAGCAGGAGACCTCGGGCGTCACGGTCCACACCCGCGGCCCGAAGGGCACCTGGTGGCGCGGCAGTTATGTGGTCGGCTGCGACGGTCCGCGCTCCACCGTCCGCAAGCTCATGGACATCCGCTTCCCCGGCCGTACGGCGGTCGAACGACACGCCGTGGCCGCGCTGCGCGTGGAACTTCCGTGGGAGGGCCAGGCGTTGCTCCATCGGATGCCGCCGTGGCGGACGTCCGGAGCCTCGGGCGGGGAGGTCACCGGACGACCGCTCCCGGAGGGGGTGTGGCGCCTGGACTGGCTGCTGCCACCGGGCAAGGACCTGGTCACACCCGAGCTGCTCGTGGGGCACGTCCGCGAGACGCTGGCCGGCTGGTCCGAGGGACCGGCACCGTCGTACGAGCTCCTCGACACCGGGGTTCACACGGTCCACCACCGCCTGGCGCGCCGCTGGCGCGTGGGCCGCGTCTTCATCGCCGGGGACGCGGCGCACTGCCTCGGCGCACTCGGCACGCACGGCCTCGACGAGGGCCTGCGCGACGCCGACAACCTCGCCTGGAAGCTGGCGCCGGCCTGGCACCAGGGGCCTCGCGAGGGGCTGCTCGACAGCTACCAGACCGAGCGGCGCGCGGTCGTCGCCGCCCGGTTGCGCGCCGCCGACCAAGCGCTGCCGTTGCTGCGCACGGGCAGCGGGCTGCGCTCGTACGTCCGCGGCTCCGCCCGGGGCCTGGACGCCCTTCTGACGGACGGCCACCTGGGGCAGGGAGCGATCGGTTCGCCCGGCACGTACGCCGAGTCGCCGCTCGCGCCCAAGGAACTGGAGGGCGAGGTCCCGGTGGACACGCCGCGCGGTGCGCCGGTCGCGGACGTACGGGTCACCGCGGAGGACGGTTCCTTCGTCCAGTTGCGGGATCGGCTCGGGCGCGGCGCCATGCTGGTCCTGCTGATCGCGCCGGGCACGGGCGTTTGGGAGCGCAAGCACTGGGCGACCGCCGGGATCATGCCCCGGCTCGCGGCCGCGGTGACGGCACTGCCGTATCCGGCCGAGCTGCTCGTCGCCGAGAGCTATCCGGGCGCGGCCGCACACACGGTCCTGCTGGTACGGCCCGACGGTCATCTGGTGACGGCACTGAGCGGCGTACGGCCCGCGGACCTGTACACGGCGGCCGAGACGGCACTGGGCGGACCGGCCAAGGCGAGCGCGGAAGAGGAGGAGGCGAGCGCGAAGGCGGGCTCGCGCTGA